One Cydia pomonella isolate Wapato2018A chromosome 14, ilCydPomo1, whole genome shotgun sequence DNA segment encodes these proteins:
- the LOC133525354 gene encoding uncharacterized protein LOC133525354 — protein MDSNDILRVGGCLEEAHLPYEMKHPKIIPKESRLATLLIDHAHLMTLHGGAKLTSSKLREEYWVMGGNNRVKQQVRKCVKCQKIDGKKQYQLMGDLPAARVNEAKPFFHTGVDYTGFVDIKTSKARGSRTLKGYVAVFICMVTKAVHLELVTELTSSAFLAALRRMAARKGAPKHLYSDQGTNFVGANNILKQQWNEIQNTFDDNFLAKIAEMEIEWHFNAPAWPSAGGLWERANFDFSLLEDMIVVPAPTKETDDEPPKIEAESPKTQCQAIMSIGILAESEL, from the exons ATGGACAGCAACGATATCCTTCGAGTTGGAGGTTGCCTCGAAGAAGCGCATTTACCTTACGAGATGAAACATCCAAAAATCATTCCCAAGGAATCACGTCTTGCTACATTACTCATAGACCACGCCCACCTGATGACACTTCACGGAGGTGCCAAGCTCACTTCAAGCAAGCTGCGAGAAGAGTACTGGGTGATGGGCGGAAACAATAGAGTCAAACAACAAGTTCGAAAATGCGTCAAGTGCCAAAAAATTGATGGGAAAAAACAATATCAACTGATGGGCGATCTTCCTGCCGCCCGTGTTAACGAAGCAAAACCATTTTTTCACACCGGAGTCGATTACACAGGATTTGTTGACATAAAAACAAGCAAGGCGCGTGGAAGCAGAACGTTGAAAGGTTACGTTGCCGTTTTCATCTGCATGGTCACAAAAGCAGTACACTTAGAGCTTGTAACAGAACTAACAAGCTCAGCATTCCTGGCAGCTCTAAGGAGGATGGCCGCCAGAAAAGGAGCCCCAAAGCATCTATACTCTGATCAAGGAACCAACTTCGTAGGCGCGAACAACATTTTGAAACAACAGTGGAATGAAATTCAAAACACATTCGACGATAACTTCTTAGCAAAAATCGCCGAAATGGAAATCGAGTGGCATTTTAATGCCCCGGCCTGGCCCAGCGCTGGCGGGCTCTGGGAAAGAGCA AACTTCGATTTTTCACTTCTTGAAGATATGATCGTAGTACCAGCGCCGACGAAAGAAACTGATGATGAACCACCGAAAATTGAAGCGGAATCCCCAAAAACCCAGTGCCag GCAATCATGTCAATTGGCATTTTAGCCGAGTCTGAGCTATAA